A window from Leptospira wolffii serovar Khorat str. Khorat-H2 encodes these proteins:
- a CDS encoding ExbD/TolR family protein → MALKKKKEAPKIPVSSMADIAFLLLVFFMVTSVLDTDPDIPIALPDVPGGEQLNKKIANLYLSADKDRSVFYNQVKMPINEAINNIRAKLTTTPDLKVLVHADKDLPYADLDSAFELLKEAGALKVSLVTKTTQGGGLK, encoded by the coding sequence ATGGCATTAAAGAAAAAGAAAGAAGCACCTAAGATTCCGGTCAGCTCGATGGCGGACATCGCCTTCCTGCTGCTCGTATTCTTCATGGTGACTTCGGTTTTGGATACTGATCCGGACATTCCTATCGCCCTTCCCGACGTTCCGGGCGGAGAACAGTTGAACAAGAAAATCGCAAACTTATACCTGAGTGCGGATAAAGACAGAAGCGTCTTTTATAATCAGGTAAAGATGCCGATCAACGAGGCGATCAATAATATTCGCGCGAAACTAACCACTACCCCCGATCTGAAGGTATTGGTTCATGCAGACAAGGATCTGCCTTACGCCGATTTGGATTCCGCTTTCGAACTTCTAAAAGAAGCGGGAGCCTTGAAAGTTTCTTTAGTCACCAAGACTACTCAGGGAGGTGGATTGAAGTGA
- a CDS encoding ExbD/TolR family protein codes for MIQLKKKKELEEISASSMSDIAFLLLVFFMVTAVFFVKEGLNIQLPRKDAEPTLVLRENVYEVLVSGEVIKMRNKKIGTKEYQNLKEFRAELNALEIDNISEKIALIKTTGETKYGNMLDALSAVQLRGFTKISVKRLK; via the coding sequence ATGATTCAGCTTAAGAAAAAGAAAGAACTCGAGGAAATCTCCGCATCGTCGATGTCGGATATCGCCTTCCTACTTCTCGTCTTCTTCATGGTCACCGCCGTCTTCTTCGTTAAGGAAGGTTTGAATATCCAACTTCCTAGAAAAGACGCGGAGCCAACCCTGGTTTTGAGGGAAAACGTCTACGAGGTCCTTGTCTCGGGTGAAGTGATCAAGATGCGTAATAAAAAGATCGGCACCAAGGAATACCAGAATTTAAAGGAATTCCGCGCCGAACTGAACGCTCTAGAAATCGACAATATCTCGGAAAAGATCGCACTGATCAAAACCACCGGAGAAACGAAATACGGGAACATGCTAGACGCGTTATCCGCCGTCCAGCTGCGGGGATTTACCAAAATATCCGTTAAACGGCTAAAGTAA
- a CDS encoding MotA/TolQ/ExbB proton channel family protein, producing the protein MHKFAFLSNRQWVAILLISGAITLVSSPLFSQKTEAPATPTTEQKVEEPAATPAPEVAPPAPKEEVGLWDLFEKGGWTMYPLALSSFVALGIIFERLYFLFTSKLLPKGFNIDLAEKMDAKGLDGAKEFIAANSEYKISDVLKNGIEVSAGNAEIFAKGIEREAAEVITVLERGLVIIAAVSTIAPLIGFLGTVSGMINAFDAIANADQVNAKVVAGGIKEALITTAAGLIIAIPAMTFHQYLTSRIDGFTSEVEEAANRIYKEFLKNNARA; encoded by the coding sequence ATGCATAAGTTCGCATTTCTTTCGAACCGCCAATGGGTGGCTATTCTACTCATTTCCGGCGCAATTACGTTGGTTTCTTCTCCTCTATTCTCCCAAAAGACCGAGGCTCCGGCTACTCCTACCACGGAGCAAAAAGTCGAAGAACCGGCTGCTACTCCCGCTCCTGAAGTAGCTCCTCCTGCTCCTAAAGAGGAAGTTGGACTCTGGGACCTCTTCGAAAAGGGAGGATGGACCATGTATCCCCTCGCTCTTTCCTCTTTCGTCGCTCTCGGTATCATCTTCGAGAGATTGTATTTCCTTTTCACTTCCAAACTCCTTCCTAAAGGTTTCAATATCGACCTCGCGGAAAAGATGGATGCAAAGGGCTTAGACGGCGCTAAAGAATTCATCGCAGCGAACTCCGAATACAAAATCTCCGACGTTCTGAAAAACGGAATCGAAGTCTCCGCCGGTAACGCGGAAATCTTCGCCAAAGGAATCGAAAGAGAGGCTGCGGAAGTCATCACGGTTTTGGAAAGAGGTTTGGTGATCATCGCCGCAGTTTCCACCATCGCTCCTTTGATCGGGTTCTTGGGAACGGTTTCCGGTATGATTAACGCGTTCGACGCGATTGCAAACGCAGACCAAGTAAACGCGAAAGTGGTTGCCGGTGGTATCAAGGAAGCCTTGATTACAACCGCTGCAGGTTTGATTATCGCGATTCCTGCGATGACTTTCCACCAGTATCTTACTTCCAGGATCGACGGCTTTACTTCCGAAGTGGAAGAAGCGGCCAACCGCATCTACAAAGAGTTCCTGAAAAATAACGCGAGAGCGTAA